A region from the Leptolyngbya sp. CCY15150 genome encodes:
- a CDS encoding formylglycine-generating enzyme family protein: protein MPESSTPSRRLILRETTHQGQCFIEHLDDNTTLDMMLIPGGQFLMGSTPEDPGSYEREYPQHPVKIQPFAMARTPMTQEQWRVVAGYDRVDRDLTPDPSGFKGANRPVEQVSWDDAQEFCARLSRQTNRTYRLPSEAEWEYACRAGTTTPFHFGETLSDELANYRAKEIFGRGIPGEYRDQTTDVKTFPPNAFGLYDMHGNVLEWCEDDWYGSYNEAPNDGSAQVNKSEDNKIKVLRGGSWVFIPRDCRSAYRYGDSRDTRHNYAFGFRVCCVLPSILLD, encoded by the coding sequence ATGCCTGAGTCTTCTACCCCCAGCCGCCGCCTCATTCTGCGGGAAACAACCCACCAAGGTCAGTGCTTCATCGAACATCTGGATGACAACACGACCCTAGACATGATGCTCATCCCCGGTGGTCAGTTTCTTATGGGGTCAACTCCGGAGGATCCCGGTAGTTACGAGCGTGAGTATCCGCAACATCCCGTTAAGATCCAACCCTTTGCCATGGCCCGTACTCCCATGACTCAAGAACAGTGGCGAGTGGTAGCCGGGTACGACCGGGTTGATCGAGATCTAACACCTGATCCCTCCGGCTTTAAAGGTGCAAATCGACCAGTGGAGCAGGTATCGTGGGACGATGCCCAGGAGTTTTGTGCCCGTCTGTCTCGGCAAACCAATCGCACCTATCGCCTGCCCAGCGAAGCCGAATGGGAATATGCCTGCCGAGCTGGTACCACCACGCCGTTTCACTTTGGCGAAACCCTCAGCGATGAACTGGCAAACTACAGAGCCAAAGAAATTTTTGGGCGAGGTATTCCTGGAGAATATCGAGATCAAACCACCGATGTCAAAACGTTTCCGCCCAATGCTTTTGGGCTATACGATATGCATGGTAATGTGCTGGAATGGTGCGAAGACGATTGGTATGGTAGCTATAATGAAGCGCCGAACGATGGCAGTGCGCAGGTAAATAAAAGTGAAGATAATAAAATTAAAGTGCTGCGCGGCGGTTCGTGGGTCTTCATTCCTAGGGATTGCCGTTCTGCCTATCGCTACGGCGACTCGCGCGACACCCGCCACAACTACGCCTTCGGTTTTCGGGTCTGTTGCGTTTTGCCGAGTATTCTTCTTGATTAA
- a CDS encoding MoxR family ATPase, whose amino-acid sequence MSDPQPPTPNPNLFCPIFTGSGEPNPDALNNLPPPPTWRQADRRQEERGKTFQAEPNEIELVNAALYLRRPLLVTGKPGSGKTSLAYAIARELDLGEVLYWPVTTRTTLKDGLYLYDAIARLQDASKQEPNEDKRFDNIGRYIRLGPLGTALLPSKKPRILIVDEIDKSDIDLPNDLLYVFEEGRFEIPELVRIEDIQSQVPVRTAYKDHHEFTFNPPPSQDETSQENLEAIKNGKTTITNGRVACTQFPLMILTSNGERDFPPPFLRRCIRLTMGEPNEQRLTDIVKAHLRQEVNGEALITQAEEQITALVKRFIEKRSDRSKGDLATDQLLNAIYLITRDRKPNISTDVHATGDLIDRLWKHLSSSEDQRSDSSRNG is encoded by the coding sequence ATGAGCGATCCACAACCTCCAACCCCCAATCCCAACCTCTTCTGCCCTATTTTCACCGGCAGCGGTGAGCCCAATCCCGATGCGTTGAACAATCTGCCACCACCGCCCACCTGGCGACAGGCCGATCGCCGCCAAGAGGAACGGGGCAAGACCTTCCAAGCCGAGCCCAATGAAATTGAATTGGTGAATGCAGCTCTCTACCTACGGCGGCCGCTTTTGGTGACGGGGAAGCCGGGCAGTGGCAAAACATCCCTAGCCTATGCGATCGCTCGTGAGCTAGATCTAGGTGAAGTCTTGTACTGGCCCGTTACCACCCGAACCACGCTCAAGGATGGTCTATATCTTTACGACGCGATCGCTCGTTTGCAGGATGCCAGCAAGCAAGAGCCAAATGAGGATAAGCGCTTTGACAACATCGGTCGATATATCCGCTTAGGGCCCTTGGGAACTGCCCTGCTGCCGTCGAAGAAGCCGAGAATCTTGATTGTGGATGAGATCGACAAGAGCGATATCGACCTGCCCAACGATCTGCTCTACGTTTTTGAGGAAGGCCGCTTCGAGATTCCGGAATTGGTGCGCATTGAAGATATTCAATCCCAGGTGCCGGTGCGCACGGCCTACAAAGATCACCATGAATTTACGTTTAACCCGCCTCCGAGCCAGGATGAGACATCGCAGGAGAATTTGGAGGCGATTAAAAACGGAAAAACCACCATCACCAATGGTCGAGTTGCCTGCACTCAGTTTCCTCTGATGATTTTGACGAGCAACGGTGAGCGCGATTTTCCCCCGCCGTTCCTGCGTCGCTGCATTCGTTTGACCATGGGCGAACCCAATGAACAACGGTTGACGGACATCGTCAAAGCCCACCTACGGCAGGAGGTCAATGGTGAAGCTCTGATTACCCAAGCAGAGGAGCAGATCACGGCCCTCGTGAAGCGCTTTATTGAAAAACGCAGCGATCGCAGCAAGGGAGATCTGGCCACCGATCAACTTCTCAATGCGATTTATTTAATTACCCGCGATCGCAAGCCCAATATCAGCACCGATGTTCATGCAACTGGAGACCTGATTGACCGCCTGTGGAAACATCTGAGCAGCAGCGAAGACCAACGATCGGACAGTTCGCGCAACGGTTAG
- a CDS encoding glutathione S-transferase family protein, giving the protein MTVAPLSWAELEALTGTQIDPVSGPTNAQAQLRLFGAAESDIRVTLYRDNHAWCPYCQKVWLWLEEKQIPYRIKKVTMFCYGDKERWYKDLVPSGMLPALSLDDRMITESDDILLALEQTFGPLTQGLEDAAVLPLRRLERLLFRAWCAWLCYPTTSSRQEERNRSQFIAVVAKVEQALASTSGPYFLPEFGSADVIFTPYVERMNASLFYYKGYSLREENPGLSDWFDAMESRPTYRGTQSDFHTHVHDLPPQMGGCWENDHPQTRINQLRVDQGPWLGLPDVTYPEPETSRAEALHRVLKHRASIVRVNPADDTAFDTALRCALTHLMTGDFCAPPPGSDLSLRYLRDRISVPRDMSIYAAKRLRESLEATAAIAGDRQGPAIPKQHRRDQNPAEFARS; this is encoded by the coding sequence ATGACCGTCGCTCCTCTAAGCTGGGCAGAACTGGAGGCTCTGACTGGCACTCAGATCGATCCGGTTTCTGGCCCCACCAATGCTCAAGCTCAGCTCCGTCTGTTTGGTGCTGCGGAATCGGATATCCGCGTCACCCTCTACCGCGATAACCATGCCTGGTGTCCCTACTGCCAAAAAGTGTGGCTATGGCTGGAAGAAAAGCAGATTCCCTACCGCATCAAAAAAGTCACCATGTTTTGCTACGGGGACAAGGAACGGTGGTACAAAGACCTGGTTCCGTCGGGCATGTTGCCAGCGCTGTCCCTCGACGATCGCATGATCACCGAAAGTGACGATATTTTGCTGGCCTTGGAGCAGACGTTTGGCCCCCTCACCCAGGGCTTGGAAGACGCTGCTGTGCTGCCCCTGCGCCGGTTAGAGCGCCTGCTGTTTCGAGCTTGGTGCGCTTGGCTATGCTATCCCACCACCTCATCTCGGCAGGAGGAGCGCAACCGCAGCCAGTTTATCGCCGTGGTCGCTAAGGTGGAGCAGGCCCTAGCCAGCACCTCTGGCCCTTACTTTCTGCCTGAGTTTGGCAGTGCGGATGTCATCTTCACGCCCTATGTGGAACGGATGAACGCCAGCTTGTTCTACTACAAAGGCTATTCTCTGCGGGAAGAAAATCCTGGGCTATCAGACTGGTTTGACGCCATGGAAAGCCGGCCGACCTATCGTGGCACCCAAAGCGATTTCCACACCCATGTCCATGACCTGCCTCCCCAGATGGGCGGTTGCTGGGAGAATGATCATCCCCAAACCCGGATCAATCAACTGCGGGTGGATCAGGGCCCATGGCTGGGGTTACCGGATGTCACCTATCCCGAACCGGAAACGTCTCGCGCTGAGGCCTTGCATCGGGTGCTGAAGCATCGGGCCAGTATTGTTCGCGTCAATCCGGCGGATGATACGGCCTTTGATACGGCGCTGCGCTGTGCCCTCACCCATTTGATGACCGGTGACTTTTGTGCGCCACCCCCAGGCTCTGACCTCTCGCTGCGCTATTTGCGCGATCGCATCAGTGTACCTCGGGATATGTCTATCTACGCTGCCAAACGCCTGCGGGAGTCCCTAGAAGCGACGGCAGCGATCGCTGGCGATCGCCAAGGGCCAGCGATTCCGAAGCAGCATCGACGGGATCAAAATCCGGCCGAGTTTGCGCGATCGTGA
- a CDS encoding FkbM family methyltransferase — protein MNVYHPWLLRVRPAFLASFLKQVLQIKRSVIASDHGRFFIDPASNFGHAVTSDSGYEPEMVEVCTSLLQAGDTFLDIGANEGFFSMLASKLVGDRGKVISIEPQSRLQPILFRNISENHAYNVRVFQVAIADSMGMAELCLSPDMNTGSSGLVQTTRYKTPTETVPQMPLGDFLSWLDLDRIKLMKIDVEGFEYEAILGAQALFETGMIEHIALELHPTILQKRGKPEQDILHFLNRCGYQANPVFSTLVLSKVS, from the coding sequence ATGAATGTTTACCATCCATGGCTTCTGCGCGTTCGTCCCGCATTTTTAGCCTCATTTTTGAAGCAAGTGTTGCAGATCAAACGGTCTGTGATCGCCTCGGATCATGGTCGATTTTTTATCGATCCGGCTTCGAACTTTGGCCATGCCGTCACCTCCGATTCTGGCTATGAGCCGGAGATGGTGGAGGTTTGCACAAGTCTCCTTCAGGCGGGCGATACGTTTTTGGATATTGGTGCCAATGAGGGTTTTTTCTCGATGTTGGCATCTAAGCTGGTGGGCGATCGCGGCAAGGTGATCAGCATTGAACCCCAGAGCCGTCTACAGCCTATCTTATTTCGCAATATCTCCGAAAACCATGCCTATAATGTGCGGGTTTTTCAGGTGGCGATCGCCGACTCGATGGGGATGGCTGAGCTTTGCCTATCGCCAGATATGAATACTGGCAGTAGTGGCCTGGTTCAAACCACGCGCTACAAAACGCCGACAGAAACCGTACCCCAGATGCCGTTGGGCGACTTTCTGAGCTGGCTAGATCTCGATCGCATCAAGCTAATGAAAATTGATGTGGAAGGGTTTGAGTATGAAGCGATTTTGGGCGCTCAAGCGTTGTTTGAAACGGGTATGATTGAGCATATTGCCCTAGAGCTACATCCGACGATTCTGCAAAAGCGAGGTAAGCCGGAGCAAGATATTCTGCATTTCCTCAACCGCTGTGGCTATCAGGCTAATCCAGTTTTCTCGACGCTGGTGCTTAGTAAAGTATCCTAG
- a CDS encoding tetratricopeptide repeat protein produces MSTAHFPIPEPNAEQSMQQGQACLAAGDVTGAIAHFSAALQHQPTPERFLKRASAYLSLKTSAAAILDAQCATQLDPSMAIAHHLLAKAHAMAGHVDEAIAAYKQAAHLYLNQADADSAKACIAQIDRLRASVLPQPSPLPPPSQPTAKPLISPQAFLEQALAKMEQRNYQGAIADLSWLLKFEPDQADVLCKRAYAYAKTGQAQAAIQDLARALSLDPENPNSIKQRGIVRLVLGDGRGAVQDFSQLLRNGGDPRLLLSQRAKAYAQMQAWDDAFKDYANALGFEPDNPDLYAGRAAVWEAKGDREEALKDYQQAATLWLNRGQWTAYQTMQDRIQGLQSKGKPNALRLLIKYMVANCPVVDVVLNGDYRFNMILDPQFSLTLISPVIARTANVIPSGKRWCYTNDGGMMELAVGLLQSVTLGSATHQNITAAIANQETEAVLGQDVLRHYQLRILDQEVELVPKSSI; encoded by the coding sequence ATGTCCACCGCCCATTTCCCGATTCCGGAGCCCAATGCTGAGCAGTCGATGCAGCAGGGGCAAGCCTGCTTAGCAGCGGGAGACGTGACCGGGGCGATCGCTCACTTTAGCGCGGCCCTCCAGCATCAGCCCACCCCCGAGCGTTTTCTGAAGCGGGCCTCGGCCTACCTCAGCCTCAAGACCAGCGCCGCTGCCATCCTAGATGCCCAGTGCGCCACCCAGCTCGATCCCTCCATGGCGATCGCTCACCATCTCTTGGCCAAGGCCCATGCCATGGCGGGTCACGTTGACGAGGCGATCGCTGCCTATAAGCAAGCCGCCCACCTCTATCTCAACCAGGCTGATGCCGACAGCGCCAAGGCCTGCATTGCCCAGATTGATCGGCTCCGGGCGTCGGTTTTGCCCCAACCGTCTCCATTGCCCCCACCCTCCCAACCCACCGCCAAGCCCCTGATCTCTCCCCAAGCTTTCCTAGAGCAAGCCTTGGCTAAGATGGAGCAGCGGAACTACCAGGGAGCGATCGCTGACCTGAGTTGGCTGCTGAAGTTTGAGCCAGACCAGGCCGATGTGCTGTGCAAGCGCGCCTATGCCTATGCGAAGACAGGACAGGCCCAGGCCGCCATCCAAGACCTAGCCAGGGCGCTCAGCCTTGACCCTGAGAATCCGAATAGCATCAAACAGCGGGGCATTGTGCGCCTGGTCTTGGGAGATGGACGCGGTGCTGTGCAGGACTTCAGTCAACTGTTGCGCAATGGGGGCGATCCACGTTTGCTGCTGTCCCAGCGGGCCAAGGCCTATGCCCAGATGCAGGCCTGGGATGATGCGTTCAAAGACTATGCCAATGCCCTAGGGTTTGAGCCAGACAATCCCGACCTCTATGCTGGACGGGCGGCGGTGTGGGAGGCGAAGGGCGATCGCGAAGAAGCGCTGAAGGACTATCAACAGGCCGCCACCCTCTGGCTGAATCGGGGGCAGTGGACGGCCTACCAAACGATGCAGGATCGGATTCAGGGCCTGCAGTCGAAGGGGAAGCCCAATGCCCTGCGTCTCCTGATTAAATATATGGTGGCCAATTGTCCCGTGGTGGATGTGGTGCTGAATGGTGATTATCGGTTCAACATGATCCTGGATCCGCAGTTCAGCCTGACGCTGATTTCTCCCGTGATTGCCCGCACCGCCAATGTCATACCCTCCGGCAAACGCTGGTGCTATACCAACGATGGCGGCATGATGGAGCTAGCGGTGGGTCTGTTGCAAAGCGTCACCCTCGGTTCGGCGACCCATCAAAACATCACGGCAGCGATCGCCAACCAGGAAACGGAAGCAGTCCTAGGACAGGATGTACTACGACATTACCAACTGCGCATTCTAGACCAAGAAGTGGAGCTGGTGCCAAAATCATCGATCTAA
- a CDS encoding trypsin-like peptidase domain-containing protein: MTFSVTDYERATVRILSNDKNVVVGTGFLVAPGYVLTCAHVVLEAMGIPKTDVKTHEDLFTNIIQLNFHILAPNAMIKARVIDWVPYQLNMGDIAGLKLLSPAPEAVRPIHLLETRGEDVEADCHLVYGFGSPEGGRSDAYRPKTQVTDERWQLCKYDDPNDETIRPGFSGAPLWNDRTKAVLGMIATAAVKAKEDLKSTAYAIPTSKLRPVLNTIDAHYIADVLEEHWDQSQLTTITETAFQLCDSDGDKAKHPELRDRLTFLSSLSNREWWQNDREVDRLTQFVMFVIVLQDNPAPSLLHALKTWVTFRQFDFEKLYFKADQYRKKRKISATQTQEHLVIQIKADEQDPARANISIWIIRDRDRYDPLEPPKPSLSNEAIALADLPDFLDQWISSQDILDEPMLHCFVARSQLSSDLDACGTQSDLTLGNQYQLVMRTDLSQSPTSPQYYRRWQQKWQSLESNYHSQANVSVVRADSRQSALLFKQLKSAEIGILENLTSDRTDAVFKFLADKVALPVVLWARKENLCSDIDRILDCTVIDLPKRVLEERQEAIEDEEKVSLGYHLSLVWDDPKVVPPTMMAQIDPEMC; the protein is encoded by the coding sequence ATGACGTTCAGTGTTACCGATTATGAACGGGCAACGGTGCGAATTCTTTCAAATGACAAGAATGTAGTTGTGGGAACCGGGTTCTTGGTTGCACCAGGGTATGTTTTGACCTGTGCCCATGTTGTACTGGAAGCCATGGGTATACCGAAAACAGATGTCAAGACCCATGAAGATCTGTTTACTAATATCATTCAGCTAAATTTCCATATCCTAGCTCCCAATGCCATGATCAAGGCTAGGGTAATCGACTGGGTTCCCTATCAATTAAACATGGGCGATATTGCAGGACTTAAGCTCCTGAGTCCGGCCCCTGAAGCTGTGCGGCCGATTCATCTCCTTGAGACCCGTGGCGAAGATGTTGAAGCCGATTGCCATTTAGTGTACGGCTTTGGTAGTCCTGAAGGTGGACGTTCTGACGCCTATCGTCCCAAAACTCAGGTGACCGATGAGCGCTGGCAACTTTGCAAGTATGACGATCCCAACGATGAAACTATTCGTCCTGGATTTAGCGGTGCGCCGTTATGGAATGACAGGACAAAAGCTGTTCTTGGAATGATCGCAACGGCAGCGGTCAAGGCAAAAGAAGATTTAAAGAGTACGGCCTACGCCATTCCCACTTCGAAGCTCCGTCCCGTTCTCAATACGATTGATGCCCATTACATTGCAGATGTGCTGGAAGAACATTGGGATCAATCTCAGCTCACAACTATTACTGAAACGGCATTTCAATTATGTGACAGCGATGGCGATAAGGCTAAACATCCTGAGTTGCGAGATCGCCTGACCTTTCTAAGCAGCCTATCTAATCGAGAGTGGTGGCAAAACGATAGGGAGGTTGATCGCCTCACTCAGTTCGTCATGTTTGTCATCGTCTTGCAAGATAATCCTGCGCCATCGCTTTTGCATGCGCTCAAGACATGGGTAACATTCCGCCAGTTTGACTTTGAAAAGCTCTACTTTAAAGCCGACCAATATCGTAAAAAGCGCAAGATATCTGCTACTCAAACCCAGGAACACCTAGTCATCCAGATTAAGGCGGATGAGCAGGATCCTGCTAGAGCAAACATCTCGATTTGGATCATTCGCGATCGCGATCGCTATGATCCCCTAGAGCCACCTAAACCGAGCTTGTCTAATGAGGCGATCGCTCTGGCTGACTTACCCGATTTCTTGGATCAATGGATTTCTAGTCAAGACATATTGGATGAACCGATGCTGCATTGCTTTGTGGCCCGTTCTCAACTGAGCAGCGATCTAGATGCTTGTGGAACGCAATCAGATTTGACCCTTGGCAACCAATATCAACTGGTCATGCGGACGGATCTGAGCCAGTCGCCAACGAGCCCTCAATACTACCGTCGCTGGCAGCAAAAATGGCAATCTCTAGAAAGCAACTATCACTCACAAGCCAACGTTAGCGTGGTACGAGCAGATAGCCGTCAATCTGCATTACTATTCAAACAACTCAAGTCGGCAGAGATTGGCATCTTGGAGAATCTGACCAGCGATCGCACGGATGCAGTTTTCAAATTCTTGGCAGATAAAGTAGCGCTTCCGGTTGTTTTGTGGGCGAGAAAAGAGAACCTCTGTTCCGACATCGATCGCATTCTCGATTGTACAGTGATCGACTTGCCTAAGCGTGTCCTAGAAGAACGCCAAGAGGCGATTGAAGATGAGGAAAAAGTGTCGTTAGGCTATCATTTGAGCTTGGTATGGGATGATCCAAAGGTTGTCCCGCCTACGATGATGGCGCAGATCGATCCAGAGATGTGTTAA
- a CDS encoding SAV_2336 N-terminal domain-related protein codes for METSEQQRRPTIGQFAQRLAQLGLDLDGRDLADAVWLAQFMPPAIYTAPEPEVEPTPSPIQTVEAPSIPAAEPTTSLYIDDRPPSTPQDTAETPEPQDKPQGTPFPVPAAPALRTRLDLARSLRPLMRKVPSRNRYDLDEEATVTQIAETQLQLPVVRSQPERWLDLEFIVEDSKTTVIWERAIAELQHLMEYQGAFRTVRTWQLSVPDPNTAKPDDVRLFPRWRDRSPAMNQRPRNTRELRDMGGRRLLLLVTDCTSLLWRRGIIHYTLLDWATVQPVSIVQLFPERLWSRTALSDGHMVRLRAIAPGLPSALLDMDNAPVLSGASADDWDDDGQDPAQDDDQRLLTLPIVTLNPQSMLRWARVVAGMGDTPTPGRAFELSMIRQAAQDYDASREAIAQHPPRTARQRVALFRATASETAEKLAGYMAATPVSLPVIDLLRDVFVPEARQDHVAEVLLSGLLQRCDQVDDEVCRYRFFGDQETAGEGDRVRDLLLDGVPVQRTMEVLNRLTELIQDRAGNTLTSFEAFLAAFEESGTALGDRALPLAEVGLSVLRRLGGSYRAIAQRYETVLRPTPLSSDQKQPVQSEGITYEELEYEVAEFINFPPLQTITYTSKTIVDIQDRFDFITAMIEQQLRFLGIGQEWVIQEQAGVAWGYVEPLNDDSEQLIALNMIAIPGGTFTMGAPEGELESNDSERPQHEVTVPPFCMSQTPITQAQWRIVAGYDPIDRKLDPDPSRFKSDHRPVERVSWDDAQEFCRRLSLKKGQVYRLPSEAEWEYACRAGTTTPFHFGEMLTTDLANYNGNSNYGDEPKGVHHEETTDVGSFPGNPWGFYDMHGNVWEWCEDSWHNNYKGAPEDGSAWISKNEKHENKVSRGGSWNFKPWHCRSAYRNYIIPADRSYYGFRVVCHARGTP; via the coding sequence GTGGAAACATCTGAGCAGCAGCGAAGACCAACGATCGGACAGTTCGCGCAACGGTTAGCGCAACTGGGGCTAGATCTAGACGGCCGAGACCTAGCTGACGCGGTTTGGCTAGCTCAGTTTATGCCGCCAGCAATCTACACGGCTCCAGAACCGGAGGTAGAGCCCACGCCATCGCCCATTCAAACCGTAGAGGCTCCCTCTATCCCCGCAGCCGAACCCACCACGAGTCTCTACATCGACGATCGCCCTCCATCCACACCCCAAGACACTGCCGAGACTCCGGAACCTCAAGACAAGCCCCAAGGAACGCCGTTCCCAGTTCCAGCGGCTCCGGCTCTGCGCACACGGTTGGATCTAGCGCGATCGCTGCGGCCGTTGATGCGAAAGGTGCCATCCCGCAACCGCTACGACCTAGATGAAGAGGCCACCGTCACCCAAATTGCCGAAACTCAATTGCAACTTCCGGTGGTGCGATCGCAGCCAGAACGCTGGCTTGATCTAGAGTTTATCGTTGAAGATTCTAAAACGACGGTCATCTGGGAACGGGCGATCGCTGAATTGCAGCACTTGATGGAATACCAAGGGGCCTTTCGCACCGTGCGCACGTGGCAGTTGAGCGTTCCCGATCCCAACACCGCCAAACCGGACGATGTGCGTCTGTTTCCTCGATGGCGCGATCGCTCTCCTGCCATGAATCAACGTCCTCGCAATACCCGAGAATTGCGGGATATGGGCGGGCGGCGGCTGTTGCTCTTGGTCACCGACTGCACATCCCTGCTATGGCGACGGGGCATCATCCACTATACTCTGCTGGATTGGGCTACGGTGCAGCCGGTTTCGATTGTGCAATTATTTCCAGAACGCCTATGGTCTCGCACCGCCTTGAGTGATGGGCACATGGTTCGATTGCGGGCGATCGCTCCGGGACTACCGAGCGCGCTCCTAGATATGGATAACGCACCGGTCTTGTCTGGAGCTAGCGCTGATGACTGGGATGACGACGGGCAGGATCCGGCACAGGATGACGATCAACGCCTGCTCACGTTGCCCATTGTGACGTTGAATCCACAATCGATGCTGCGCTGGGCCCGAGTGGTGGCTGGGATGGGCGATACACCAACGCCAGGACGTGCTTTTGAGCTAAGTATGATCCGGCAAGCCGCCCAGGACTATGATGCATCACGGGAGGCGATCGCCCAACATCCCCCGCGTACGGCCCGCCAACGGGTTGCCCTGTTCCGCGCTACGGCATCGGAGACAGCGGAGAAGCTGGCAGGCTATATGGCCGCTACGCCGGTGAGTTTGCCGGTGATTGATCTGCTGCGCGATGTCTTTGTGCCCGAGGCGCGGCAAGACCATGTGGCGGAGGTGTTGCTGAGTGGTTTATTGCAGCGTTGCGACCAGGTGGATGATGAGGTCTGCCGCTATCGGTTCTTTGGCGATCAGGAGACGGCTGGGGAGGGCGATCGCGTCCGTGATCTTCTCCTCGATGGCGTGCCGGTGCAGCGGACGATGGAGGTCTTAAATCGCCTCACCGAACTCATCCAAGATCGAGCTGGCAATACCCTCACCAGTTTTGAAGCCTTCCTCGCTGCTTTTGAAGAATCGGGAACGGCGTTGGGGGATAGGGCCTTACCGCTGGCCGAAGTCGGGCTGAGTGTTTTACGGCGTTTGGGAGGCTCCTACAGAGCGATCGCCCAGCGCTATGAGACGGTGTTGCGGCCTACGCCGTTGTCTTCTGATCAAAAACAGCCGGTTCAATCTGAAGGTATCACCTATGAAGAGCTGGAATACGAAGTCGCGGAATTCATCAACTTTCCGCCCCTGCAAACCATTACCTACACATCCAAAACCATTGTCGATATCCAAGATCGCTTCGACTTCATTACTGCCATGATCGAACAACAGCTTCGATTTCTAGGGATAGGGCAAGAGTGGGTCATCCAAGAGCAGGCAGGAGTGGCCTGGGGCTATGTTGAACCTTTAAACGATGATTCAGAACAACTCATCGCCCTCAACATGATCGCCATTCCCGGCGGCACCTTCACCATGGGTGCGCCTGAGGGGGAGCTAGAGAGCAATGATAGTGAACGCCCGCAGCATGAGGTGACCGTTCCACCATTTTGCATGAGCCAAACGCCCATTACCCAAGCACAGTGGCGGATTGTGGCAGGCTATGATCCGATAGATCGGAAACTAGATCCAGATCCTTCTCGCTTTAAGAGTGATCACCGCCCCGTAGAGAGGGTATCTTGGGATGATGCTCAAGAATTTTGTCGGCGCTTATCTCTGAAAAAGGGGCAAGTCTATCGGCTGCCCAGCGAAGCGGAGTGGGAATACGCCTGCCGGGCTGGCACCACCACGCCGTTTCATTTTGGAGAGATGCTCACCACCGATCTAGCAAACTATAACGGGAACTCTAACTATGGCGATGAACCTAAAGGTGTGCATCATGAGGAAACAACAGATGTAGGATCATTTCCAGGTAATCCATGGGGTTTTTATGATATGCATGGCAATGTGTGGGAATGGTGTGAGGATAGTTGGCACAATAATTACAAAGGTGCACCGGAGGATGGCAGTGCATGGATAAGCAAAAACGAAAAACATGAAAATAAGGTAAGCCGTGGCGGGTCTTGGAACTTCAAGCCGTGGCATTGCCGGTCTGCGTACCGTAACTACATCATCCCTGCAGATCGCAGCTACTACGGTTTTCGCGTTGTTTGTCACGCCCGAGGCACTCCTTAA